CCAGCTGGTCTTTGCCGAGACCTTGCGCTTCAGAAAAAGTGTATACGTGTTTCATGCTTTCCTACCTCCCAGAGCGGTTTGTGTATGGACTTTAGATAGGTTTACTCTAGATGGTTTATTCCAGATCATTTCCACTGCACATCGGTAAACCATTTTCCAGCCCACAGATGCCCCTGCCAGAGAGGAAGTTTTGAAAGGCATGGTTTACAGCAGGGGTTATTGTCTGACAGACATTTATTCAGAATGGTAAACCATCAGGAATGCTGTCAAAAAACGCCTCTGGTTCGCAGAACCCATGGGTTCCAGATGTCTTTTTTATACTCAGTTTAAGTGGTATAGACAATAAAGTCTTGGGTAAACACCCACCACAGCACCCTGTTCAACCCGGAAGGCTCAGTGAAACGGGCATTTTCCGGGTTCAAACCCGGGTTTCAGCTCGGCATCGTCATAACTCTGGTGAAACTGGGGACTGGTGGAACCCGAAATGGGAGGCACAATCCAGCTCCAGCGGGCCTTCACTTCCCGACCTGCCTGCTTCTCTCTGGCACAGAAACGCTCAAAATGCTCTGCCACCGTGTGGTGATCGGTGACCTTCACTCCAGCACGCTCAAAAGAATAAAGCACGGCCTCATGCAGTTCGACCAGGGCCCGGTCCTTCCACAGGTTGCGGTGCCTGCGGGTGTTCAGCCCCATGCGGGTCGCCACCTCAGGCAGCAGGTTGTATCTGTCCACATCTCCAAAATTGCGGGCAGCAATCTCTGTCTCCACATACCAGCCATTGAAAGGGGCACAGCTGTACTCGATCCCTCCAGCAGAGAACACCATCGAACTGATGGCCGGAACAGCATGCCACTTCAGGCCCAGTTCCCTGAACCAGGGCAAGGTGGGATGCACAATCTCCACCTCCAGCACAGCCTCCCGTGGAAGTTCAAACAGCTGGACTGCACACCCAGGAACCTCGAGGGCCA
This genomic interval from Deinococcus cellulosilyticus NBRC 106333 = KACC 11606 contains the following:
- a CDS encoding nitric oxide synthase oxygenase; amino-acid sequence: MLTAVHPDTLAFLRLYHLENHLPGLEARLAEVERLGHFEPSAAELLYAAKVAWRNSVRCVGRNYWQYLHLQDGRHLSTPRQVFDALVQHLLFATHGGNIRPTITVFRPGVRVHNDQLIRYAGYGDGLGDPRNRQLTDHLIQLGWTPPEHRTPFDVLPLALEVPGCAVQLFELPREAVLEVEIVHPTLPWFRELGLKWHAVPAISSMVFSAGGIEYSCAPFNGWYVETEIAARNFGDVDRYNLLPEVATRMGLNTRRHRNLWKDRALVELHEAVLYSFERAGVKVTDHHTVAEHFERFCAREKQAGREVKARWSWIVPPISGSTSPQFHQSYDDAELKPGFEPGKCPFH